From Actinomyces slackii, a single genomic window includes:
- a CDS encoding sensor histidine kinase — translation MSPLEPVIPTTPQPEATAGPAPSRGGVALGGGLGPSAGTAGQGPPAIAEDVGTLMRLMSSPRVRAALEWVEPPRWTGRILVWTLACLNLVLLWRTSQAFGLFFLVFPLLWIAHGTFRAGVRATLLFGAGIAVVGWIGHDADWLLTALISTGFSLFMGVWILRVVVTRAQAVRALADKQEAMAALVAVQEELAAAERAAGRAAEHERWAREVHDTLAQGFVSVITLAQVAQAGLAASGAADAAGAEPRPKGCQAAQERLAQIEEIARENLSEARALVAGQAPSALHDAGLGAALTRLAGQQHRHGLKVAMDTSLPEDLPVTSQVVVLRTVQEALSNVVRHSGATRARVSAQAEAGEIIISVRDEGRGTRSAPEGTGLSGMRARLESLGGSLTVDPLHAPDAQGRTGTILEARMPL, via the coding sequence ATGAGCCCCCTGGAGCCCGTCATCCCGACGACGCCGCAGCCCGAGGCCACGGCGGGCCCGGCCCCATCCCGGGGCGGGGTCGCACTGGGAGGCGGACTCGGCCCCAGCGCGGGCACCGCGGGGCAGGGCCCGCCGGCCATCGCCGAGGACGTCGGGACACTCATGCGCCTCATGTCCTCGCCCAGGGTCCGTGCGGCGCTGGAATGGGTCGAGCCGCCCCGGTGGACCGGGCGCATCCTGGTCTGGACGCTCGCCTGCCTCAACCTGGTCCTGCTGTGGCGGACCTCCCAGGCATTCGGGCTCTTCTTCCTCGTCTTCCCCCTGCTGTGGATCGCCCACGGCACCTTCAGGGCGGGGGTGAGGGCCACGCTGCTCTTCGGCGCGGGCATCGCCGTGGTCGGGTGGATCGGGCATGATGCCGACTGGCTCCTCACCGCCCTGATCTCCACCGGATTCTCCCTGTTCATGGGCGTGTGGATCCTGCGGGTGGTGGTCACCCGCGCCCAGGCGGTCCGGGCGCTGGCGGACAAGCAGGAGGCCATGGCCGCCCTGGTCGCCGTGCAGGAGGAGCTGGCCGCCGCCGAGCGGGCCGCCGGGAGAGCCGCCGAGCACGAGCGCTGGGCCCGGGAGGTCCACGACACCCTCGCCCAGGGCTTCGTCTCGGTCATCACCCTGGCGCAGGTCGCCCAGGCGGGGCTGGCGGCCTCCGGCGCGGCAGACGCGGCAGGCGCGGAACCCCGGCCCAAGGGCTGCCAGGCGGCGCAGGAGCGGCTGGCCCAGATCGAGGAGATCGCCCGCGAGAACCTCAGCGAGGCGCGCGCCCTCGTGGCCGGGCAGGCTCCCAGCGCCCTGCACGATGCCGGGCTCGGCGCGGCCCTGACCCGCCTGGCCGGCCAGCAGCACAGGCACGGACTGAAGGTCGCCATGGACACCAGCTTGCCCGAGGACCTGCCCGTGACCAGCCAGGTGGTGGTGCTGCGCACGGTCCAGGAGGCGCTGAGCAACGTGGTGCGCCATTCAGGCGCCACCAGGGCGCGGGTCAGCGCGCAGGCCGAGGCCGGCGAGATCATCATCTCCGTGCGGGATGAGGGCCGCGGCACCCGCAGCGCCCCGGAGGGCACGGGCCTGAGCGGGATGAGGGCTCGCCTGGAGTCCCTGGGAGGAAGCCTGACGGTGGACCCCCTCCACGCCCCCGACGCCCAGGGCCGCACCGGGACCATCCTTGAGGCGAGAATGCCGCTATGA
- a CDS encoding O-acetyl-ADP-ribose deacetylase, which yields MIIEAVQGDITAQRVDAIVNAANSSLLGGGGVDGAIHRAAGPGLLEACRHLRDTSLPDGLAVGSAVATPGFDLPAAWVIHTVGPNRHAGQTDPALLRSAFDSSLETAEELGCASVAIPAVSAGVYGWEGREVARIAVEAARACAARADTACGMSVCGVDPVQAAAGPARGESSGAPGTPGTPGTPQGLRLIRFVLFSEPLLAVFEEALAS from the coding sequence ATGATCATTGAGGCGGTCCAAGGGGACATCACGGCCCAGCGGGTGGACGCGATCGTCAACGCCGCCAACTCCTCGCTGCTGGGCGGGGGAGGGGTCGACGGCGCCATCCACCGGGCGGCGGGCCCGGGCCTGCTGGAGGCCTGCCGCCACCTGCGGGACACGAGCCTGCCCGACGGCCTGGCGGTGGGCTCGGCCGTGGCCACGCCGGGATTCGACCTGCCCGCCGCCTGGGTGATCCACACCGTGGGCCCCAATCGTCACGCGGGCCAGACCGACCCGGCCCTGCTGCGCTCGGCCTTCGACTCCAGCCTGGAGACCGCTGAGGAGCTGGGCTGCGCCAGCGTGGCCATTCCCGCGGTGTCGGCCGGGGTCTACGGATGGGAGGGCCGGGAGGTGGCCCGCATCGCCGTGGAGGCCGCCCGCGCCTGCGCCGCCCGGGCGGACACGGCCTGCGGGATGAGCGTGTGCGGCGTCGACCCGGTTCAGGCCGCGGCCGGCCCGGCGCGCGGGGAGAGCAGCGGGGCGCCGGGGACGCCGGGGACGCCGGGGACGCCGCAGGGCCTGAGGCTCATCCGCTTCGTGCTCTTCTCCGAGCCGCTTCTGGCCGTCTTCGAGGAGGCCCTGGCCTCCTGA
- a CDS encoding ABC transporter ATP-binding protein/permease, producing MTNALTTTAAPADRTAPASPATPAIALHSLTKSYGSKQVLDGLDLTVPAGSVLALLGPNGAGKTTTVEILQGLRRPDSGTVTVLGEDPRHASRAWRSRLGIVSQASTDLADLTVTEAVTHVSRFFAEPASVTETIERVGLADDARTRSSRLSGGRRRRLDVALAIIGRPELLFLDEPTTGFDPEARREFWTLVEDLRDDGTTVLLTTHYLDEAAHLADEVAIILGGRVVTHGTPEQLALQAGAERTVRWIEQGRQRQLSTTTPTAVVRDLLAQQAEGEIDGLEVSTPTLEDHYLALVAQHTGPAGETSTDPAHPADPAGPTAARPQDPGPARAHHPAQRPSAARTARPAPRPSRALAVVATLTRTSLLTFFREPISLAMQFFYPLFMLGIFNAVFPDDIAPSVSYAEYLLPAMITTGIMTTCLQHLTIAVATEREDGALRRLAGLPTPAWVHVASKCASNTILALANTAMLILVARYGLDIDLPTTARAWGLLAGTGLLMIATCTALGLAIGRMSPTARSASGLITPVVIMLQFVSGIFFPLSQLPDWMVHTFSVLPVRWSAELMREALLPSTFAMAEPTGAWETGKGLAIVSAWLVAGIVAAVVITRRDTVDR from the coding sequence ATGACCAATGCACTGACCACCACCGCCGCTCCGGCCGACCGGACTGCCCCGGCTTCCCCGGCGACTCCAGCCATCGCCCTGCACTCACTGACCAAGTCCTACGGATCCAAGCAGGTGCTGGACGGCCTGGACCTGACCGTCCCCGCCGGCAGCGTCCTGGCCCTCCTGGGCCCCAACGGCGCCGGCAAGACCACCACCGTGGAGATCCTCCAGGGCCTGCGCCGCCCCGATTCGGGCACGGTGACCGTCCTGGGCGAGGACCCCCGCCACGCCTCCCGCGCCTGGCGCTCCCGCCTGGGCATCGTCTCCCAGGCCTCCACCGACCTGGCCGACCTCACCGTCACCGAGGCCGTCACCCACGTCTCCCGCTTCTTCGCCGAGCCCGCCAGCGTCACCGAGACCATCGAGCGCGTCGGCCTGGCCGACGACGCCCGGACCCGGTCCTCCCGCCTCTCCGGTGGGCGCAGGCGCCGCCTCGACGTCGCCCTGGCCATCATCGGCCGCCCCGAGCTGCTCTTCCTCGACGAGCCCACCACCGGCTTCGACCCGGAGGCGCGCCGCGAGTTCTGGACGCTCGTGGAGGACCTGCGCGACGACGGCACTACCGTCCTGCTGACCACCCACTACCTCGATGAGGCCGCCCACCTGGCCGACGAGGTCGCCATCATCCTGGGCGGGCGCGTCGTCACCCACGGCACCCCCGAGCAGCTCGCCCTCCAGGCCGGCGCCGAGCGGACCGTGCGCTGGATCGAGCAGGGCCGGCAGCGCCAGTTGAGCACCACCACTCCCACCGCCGTCGTGCGCGACCTGCTCGCCCAGCAGGCCGAGGGCGAGATCGATGGCCTGGAGGTCTCCACTCCCACCCTGGAGGACCACTACCTGGCGCTCGTCGCCCAGCACACCGGCCCGGCCGGGGAGACTTCTACCGACCCCGCCCACCCTGCCGACCCCGCCGGTCCCACCGCCGCCAGACCCCAGGACCCGGGGCCCGCGCGGGCGCATCACCCCGCCCAGCGGCCGAGCGCGGCCCGCACCGCCCGCCCCGCCCCGCGCCCCTCCCGTGCGCTGGCCGTCGTCGCCACCCTGACCCGCACAAGCCTGCTCACCTTCTTCCGCGAGCCCATCAGCCTGGCCATGCAGTTCTTCTACCCCCTGTTCATGCTGGGCATCTTCAACGCGGTCTTCCCCGATGACATCGCCCCCTCGGTGTCCTACGCCGAGTACCTCCTGCCGGCCATGATCACCACCGGCATCATGACCACCTGCCTGCAGCACCTCACCATCGCGGTGGCCACCGAGCGCGAGGACGGGGCCCTGCGGAGGCTGGCCGGCCTCCCCACCCCGGCCTGGGTGCACGTGGCCAGCAAATGCGCCTCGAACACGATCCTCGCCCTGGCCAACACCGCCATGCTCATCCTCGTGGCCCGCTACGGCCTGGACATCGACCTGCCCACCACCGCCCGCGCCTGGGGCCTGCTCGCGGGCACGGGCCTGCTCATGATCGCCACCTGCACCGCCCTGGGACTGGCCATCGGCCGAATGAGCCCCACGGCCCGCTCCGCCTCGGGCCTCATCACCCCGGTGGTCATCATGCTGCAGTTCGTCTCGGGGATCTTCTTCCCCCTGTCCCAACTGCCCGACTGGATGGTCCACACCTTCTCGGTGCTGCCGGTGCGCTGGTCCGCCGAGCTCATGCGCGAGGCGCTCCTGCCCTCCACCTTCGCCATGGCCGAGCCCACCGGCGCCTGGGAGACCGGCAAGGGGCTGGCGATCGTGTCCGCCTGGCTGGTGGCCGGGATCGTGGCCGCCGTGGTCATCACTCGCCGCGATACGGTGGACCGATGA
- the dtd gene encoding D-aminoacyl-tRNA deacylase, with protein sequence MRAVLQRVTRAAVRVDGEVVGSIDGPGLLALVGATHDDGPEQVATIARKIAELRLFDEPGGNGAPGSERSVTDLGAPVLVVSQFTLYADVRKGRRPSWNKAAPGPVAEPLVAAVVEALRARGLEVATGSFGAHMEIDMLADGPVTILVEA encoded by the coding sequence ATGCGCGCCGTCCTGCAGCGGGTCACCCGCGCGGCCGTGCGCGTCGACGGCGAGGTGGTGGGCTCCATCGATGGCCCGGGCCTGCTGGCCCTGGTGGGCGCCACGCACGACGACGGCCCCGAGCAGGTGGCCACCATCGCCCGCAAGATCGCCGAGCTGAGGCTCTTCGATGAGCCCGGCGGTAACGGCGCCCCAGGGTCGGAGCGCTCCGTGACCGACCTGGGCGCCCCGGTTCTCGTGGTCTCCCAGTTCACGCTCTACGCCGATGTGCGCAAGGGCCGGCGCCCCTCCTGGAACAAGGCGGCCCCCGGGCCGGTGGCCGAGCCCCTGGTGGCGGCGGTGGTCGAGGCGCTGCGCGCTCGCGGCCTGGAGGTGGCCACTGGGAGCTTCGGGGCGCATATGGAGATCGACATGCTCGCCGACGGGCCGGTGACGATCCTGGTCGAGGCCTGA
- a CDS encoding DUF2516 family protein, with the protein MEALTLIAHVLDKAVTWAWFAVQVTAVVMGAWALIDAALRAPEHYAAAGKRTKGFWVGVNAAGIAVVLLMGAASMIGLLGVVANAVYLADVRPALRFYAPVKVRSTIRIPGRASQRRPHSGPRDWRPGR; encoded by the coding sequence GTGGAAGCGCTGACTCTGATCGCCCATGTCCTTGATAAGGCTGTGACCTGGGCCTGGTTCGCCGTCCAGGTCACAGCCGTGGTGATGGGCGCCTGGGCGCTCATCGACGCCGCCCTGCGCGCCCCTGAGCACTACGCGGCGGCGGGCAAGCGCACCAAGGGCTTCTGGGTGGGAGTCAATGCCGCGGGCATCGCTGTTGTCCTCCTCATGGGGGCCGCCTCCATGATCGGCCTGCTGGGCGTTGTTGCCAACGCCGTCTACCTGGCCGACGTGCGCCCCGCCCTGCGCTTCTACGCCCCGGTCAAGGTCCGCTCGACCATCCGCATCCCGGGGCGGGCCTCCCAGCGGCGACCCCACTCGGGTCCGCGCGACTGGCGCCCGGGCCGCTGA
- a CDS encoding response regulator, translating into MSPAEPTAAPASPASPASPDIPPPTAPPAAPPPQGPQTGGQDGAADSGPVRLLVVDDHPVVRSGIVDMLSGSADLLVVGQAQDGQQAIELTAELGPDVVLMDLRMPVLDGVEATRRILAASPAPRVVVLTTYDTDGDILRAVEAGAIGYLLKDSPREDILAAVRSAAAGHSALSPAITTRLVGAARGAGGAVAGADRGRGGPTGPVTLSPREREVLAAVARGLPNARIGQELYITEATVKTHLLRAYGKLGVDTRTAAVTEALRRGLLDLG; encoded by the coding sequence ATGAGCCCAGCCGAGCCCACCGCGGCGCCCGCATCCCCCGCATCCCCTGCATCCCCCGACATCCCGCCTCCCACCGCCCCGCCTGCCGCGCCCCCGCCCCAGGGGCCCCAGACCGGCGGCCAGGACGGGGCGGCGGACAGCGGGCCGGTGCGGCTCCTGGTCGTGGACGACCACCCCGTCGTGCGCTCCGGGATCGTCGACATGCTCTCCGGGAGCGCCGACCTCCTCGTCGTCGGCCAGGCCCAGGACGGCCAGCAGGCCATCGAGCTCACCGCCGAGCTCGGCCCCGATGTGGTCCTCATGGACCTGCGCATGCCCGTGCTCGACGGCGTGGAGGCCACGCGCCGGATCCTCGCCGCCTCGCCGGCCCCGCGCGTGGTGGTGCTGACCACCTACGACACCGACGGCGACATCCTGCGCGCCGTCGAGGCCGGAGCCATCGGCTACCTGCTCAAGGACTCCCCGCGCGAGGACATCCTGGCCGCCGTGCGATCGGCCGCCGCAGGCCACAGCGCCCTGAGCCCGGCCATCACCACCCGACTGGTCGGGGCGGCCAGGGGCGCAGGGGGAGCGGTCGCCGGCGCCGATCGGGGGCGCGGCGGGCCCACCGGCCCGGTGACCCTCTCCCCGCGCGAGCGCGAGGTGCTGGCCGCAGTGGCGCGGGGCCTGCCCAACGCCCGGATCGGCCAGGAGCTGTACATCACCGAGGCCACCGTCAAGACCCACCTGCTGCGCGCCTACGGCAAGCTCGGCGTGGACACGCGCACCGCCGCCGTCACCGAGGCCCTGCGCCGCGGACTGCTCGACCTGGGCTGA
- a CDS encoding DUF5979 domain-containing protein encodes MRGLPAFITGRAHRGRDRSGGSRRRGALFAALLVIAALIPAGRPPAMAQDVAGITVQASPVVFSWVSVPNQTETFMNSNPTFTYTYKCYSPAGTAFAEGTVTLKGREETRLEFPTGDAGTDYCMFWVEKDEDAHVPGFTFQSSTPYKGVLTTDPTRKVYLSTYYNVIPGDFTVSKVVTGEPPSEWLKTYKQYRFTYTCTTDAGAVQKGLVWVQNGKSVKTSVVASDCVIKEADVDSDFLNADVTTTYSVNGGASTSEPPTVRATRGDGGNPTVTVNNHYAELRGDFAVVKTVTGADAGDREFVFTYTCTDPDETSGSMRVRADGQPVNAGFSLPKDTTCTIVEQREGTEIEGYTLSKLGQATVTITAGATARAEIENTYTPAPAPEPSPEPTPSATTQAPNPEPSPTATTEAPNPEPNPEPTATATTEAPSPEPNPSATTQAPNPEPIPSATTQAPAPAPSPSADGNATAPSSAPAPAGSASAGAPSAGSGSAKDRPALARTGTSPVVPALLGSGTVLVGLALLRAHSRRRN; translated from the coding sequence ATGCGAGGTCTGCCCGCATTCATCACAGGGCGCGCACACCGTGGCCGGGACCGGAGCGGTGGTTCGCGCCGCCGTGGCGCGCTGTTCGCCGCCCTCCTGGTCATCGCCGCCCTCATCCCGGCGGGGCGCCCGCCGGCCATGGCCCAGGACGTTGCGGGCATCACCGTGCAGGCCTCCCCTGTTGTGTTCAGTTGGGTTTCCGTGCCCAATCAGACTGAGACCTTCATGAACTCCAATCCAACCTTCACGTACACCTACAAGTGTTACAGCCCAGCCGGGACCGCCTTTGCGGAGGGGACCGTGACCCTGAAGGGCCGCGAGGAGACCCGTCTCGAATTCCCCACTGGCGACGCGGGAACCGACTACTGCATGTTCTGGGTTGAGAAGGACGAAGACGCGCACGTGCCAGGATTCACGTTCCAGAGCTCAACGCCGTACAAGGGCGTTCTCACGACCGATCCGACAAGGAAGGTCTACCTGTCCACCTACTACAACGTCATTCCGGGCGATTTCACGGTGTCGAAGGTCGTGACCGGCGAGCCTCCGAGTGAGTGGCTGAAGACCTATAAGCAGTACCGGTTCACCTATACCTGCACGACCGATGCCGGCGCGGTGCAGAAGGGCCTGGTCTGGGTTCAGAACGGGAAGTCGGTCAAGACGTCCGTCGTTGCAAGCGACTGCGTGATCAAGGAGGCGGATGTGGACTCCGACTTCCTGAACGCTGATGTGACCACGACCTATTCGGTCAATGGTGGCGCGTCGACCAGTGAGCCGCCGACGGTGAGGGCGACGCGCGGTGATGGGGGGAACCCGACTGTGACGGTGAATAACCACTATGCCGAGCTTCGCGGTGACTTCGCCGTGGTCAAGACGGTGACAGGGGCTGATGCGGGTGATCGGGAGTTCGTGTTCACCTACACGTGCACCGACCCTGACGAGACCTCGGGCTCGATGAGGGTCCGCGCGGACGGGCAGCCCGTCAACGCCGGGTTCTCACTGCCGAAGGACACCACCTGCACGATCGTCGAGCAGCGCGAGGGAACCGAGATCGAGGGCTACACGCTCTCCAAGCTCGGCCAGGCCACGGTGACGATCACGGCGGGCGCCACGGCCCGCGCCGAGATCGAGAACACCTACACGCCCGCTCCCGCCCCCGAGCCCAGCCCGGAGCCCACCCCGTCCGCGACCACGCAGGCCCCCAACCCCGAGCCCAGCCCTACGGCCACCACCGAGGCACCCAACCCCGAGCCCAACCCGGAGCCCACCGCCACGGCCACCACCGAGGCCCCCAGCCCGGAGCCGAACCCGTCAGCTACCACGCAGGCCCCCAACCCGGAGCCCATTCCCTCGGCCACCACGCAGGCCCCCGCTCCCGCGCCCAGCCCCTCGGCGGATGGGAATGCGACGGCACCGTCGTCGGCTCCTGCGCCCGCCGGCTCGGCGAGTGCTGGTGCGCCCTCAGCGGGCAGCGGTAGCGCCAAGGACCGCCCGGCACTGGCGCGCACCGGAACCAGCCCCGTTGTTCCCGCCCTCCTGGGCAGTGGGACCGTCCTGGTAGGCCTGGCGCTGCTGCGGGCCCACTCCCGCCGGCGGAACTGA
- a CDS encoding PIN domain-containing protein: MTRFSAMLDACVLVPVTLADTLLRLAEDGLYRPLWSTRIIAETVHAIEQVHPQLPIDAIQRRAAAMDAAFSDASVTGWEALEPAISLPDPDDRHVVAAAIMCD, encoded by the coding sequence ATGACCCGCTTCTCAGCGATGCTGGACGCCTGCGTGCTCGTCCCAGTGACGCTTGCTGACACTCTCCTCAGGCTCGCCGAAGACGGCCTCTACCGCCCCTTGTGGAGCACTCGGATCATCGCCGAGACAGTCCACGCGATCGAACAGGTTCATCCCCAGCTGCCCATCGACGCCATCCAACGCCGAGCCGCTGCCATGGACGCCGCCTTCAGTGACGCCTCAGTGACCGGCTGGGAGGCGCTGGAACCAGCCATCAGTCTGCCCGATCCAGACGACCGTCACGTCGTCGCGGCCGCCATCATGTGCGATTGA
- a CDS encoding IS3 family transposase → MSHKYALINREEGNYPIVSMCRWSKVSRSGYYSWRDRPQSATSMRREELTALIKAEFEASDGTYGYRRITARLGRRGVVAHHDTVRSIMRERGLVAAQPRRRTRTTTPAADLKEWPDLVERDFTATAPGTKWVGDITYIRTWVGFVYLATVLDCATKKVVGYAMADHMRTELVCQAIDMAVRNCPPVTGTTIFHSDRGSQYTCQKFAEHLGAYGIRLSVGRTGVCWDNAWAESFNATLKNERVHRMVYPTRGKAMNDIASWIELVYNHTRLHSSLGYRTPNEVERELLDHKKAA, encoded by the coding sequence GTGAGTCACAAGTATGCGCTCATCAATCGCGAGGAAGGCAACTACCCGATCGTCTCGATGTGCCGGTGGTCGAAGGTCTCCCGTTCGGGCTACTACTCCTGGCGGGACCGGCCACAATCGGCGACCTCAATGAGAAGGGAAGAGCTGACGGCCCTGATCAAGGCCGAGTTCGAGGCCTCGGACGGCACCTACGGGTACCGCAGGATTACCGCCCGTCTGGGGCGCAGAGGCGTGGTGGCGCACCATGACACCGTGCGCTCCATCATGCGCGAGCGCGGCCTGGTGGCCGCTCAGCCTCGCCGAAGGACTCGCACCACCACCCCGGCGGCCGACCTGAAGGAGTGGCCAGACCTGGTGGAGCGCGACTTCACCGCCACGGCGCCAGGAACCAAGTGGGTCGGGGACATCACCTATATCCGCACCTGGGTGGGATTCGTCTACCTGGCCACCGTCCTGGACTGCGCCACGAAGAAGGTCGTGGGCTATGCGATGGCTGATCACATGCGCACTGAGCTTGTCTGCCAGGCTATTGATATGGCGGTGCGCAACTGCCCGCCGGTGACAGGAACGACGATCTTTCACTCCGACCGGGGGTCGCAGTACACCTGTCAGAAATTCGCTGAGCACCTGGGCGCCTATGGTATTCGCTTGTCGGTGGGCAGGACCGGGGTGTGCTGGGACAATGCGTGGGCGGAGTCCTTCAATGCCACGCTCAAGAATGAGAGGGTGCACCGGATGGTGTATCCCACACGGGGCAAGGCCATGAATGATATTGCCTCATGGATCGAGCTGGTCTACAATCACACCCGGCTGCATTCTTCTCTGGGATATCGCACTCCTAACGAGGTGGAGCGCGAGCTCCTGGACCACAAGAAGGCAGCCTGA
- a CDS encoding transposase has protein sequence MSRAKYSDEFKEQVVREVIEKERSIASVAASYELVPQTVGNWVAKHRKEHGSAEEREAVAEAEEVARLRKQVRELQQENEFLKKAAAFFAKEQR, from the coding sequence ATGTCAAGGGCAAAGTACTCTGATGAGTTCAAGGAACAAGTGGTGCGCGAGGTGATCGAGAAGGAACGGTCGATCGCGTCGGTGGCCGCTTCCTACGAGTTGGTGCCCCAGACGGTGGGCAACTGGGTCGCGAAGCACAGGAAGGAGCACGGCAGCGCTGAGGAAAGAGAAGCGGTTGCCGAAGCCGAGGAGGTAGCCCGCCTGAGGAAACAGGTCCGCGAGCTGCAGCAGGAGAACGAGTTCCTGAAAAAAGCGGCGGCCTTCTTCGCGAAGGAACAGCGGTGA